The region CTTGCCGATGGCTCTTGCGCCTCTGTCTCCTATGAGATTGTGTGAGAGGTCAAGCTCAAGAAGAGAAGGGTGGTCCAGCAAGGAGCTCACTAGCACACGACACTTGTCATCATCCACCTTGCTCTGCTGAATTCTGAGTACCTGTTAAAGGGAGGTACAGCAAACATCAGCTGTACACAATTCTGCACATTTCAAAAGGAGGGCTTCACATAAAACACAGGACAGCTTTTGCTCTGTACTACAACCGACTTCACCAAGGATCTGCTTGTTTAAGATTCAAGAGTGTCAGGAGTCATGGAGAACGGAGGAGATGGGGATGTGGCAGGGGGTAAAAACTTGTCAAGGAGAATAGAAAGTAGGAAGCAGCAAGCAGgaaatggcagagagagagaagtttcAGGTGTGACCTTTCCCTTAAACTTCACTTACTGCATGATACCATTTAGTTCAAGTTCATGTTTCTAAATAATTGATTTACAATGTTTTATCTCATATGTTTTATCTGTATGAAACATATGAGCTGCATAGACAAAGTATTAGATTCTGGCATTTGTAGTTTGATTTAAGGTAGCACTTTGCCAGCCATAAGGGACATGTTGTCTTTTCACTGCTTTAACATTTAATTGCTTAACACAACTGGAAATAAGAGCAGGCTTGAATGCTATTCTCTGCAGGTAAACAAGAAGGAGGGAAGCTCATGCACAGTAATGCATATGAACCTTTAAGGACTTGCAGGATTTCAGGGCTTTGGCCAGCGATTCACAGTCACGGAAGGTAAACTCAAACAGATTCCATTCGAAATTCATGCCACACCCCTTCACTCCATAAACCAATTGTAGTTCCTCCAGGTTGGTCAATTTGTCCAGCAGAATGCTGAAGTCAAAGTGATCCATCGACGGCCCTTCGTGACCCATATCGCTGGCAGAATCTGAGCTGTCATCCTCCTCAAACTTTGGTGGCTCCCTGATAGGTGGCAGAAGCTGAGAGATCTTCAATCGTCTCACATAGTTTCGACATTGGGGCACAACATCCAGCACTGACTTGGGGTCAGTTACGTCTGGGATAAAAAGTTCAATGATGTTCTCCAGATGACGTTCAAACAGCATGCGTTTCCAGCTGTGGCCGTACTCAGAGACATCGCTCAGCCCCCAGCGGCTCTCACAGCATCTCTTCCAGTAAGCCTCATCACTGATCAGGTTAGCTGTTACACTCAGAGACAAAGACGTAGACAGCTTCTCCAGGACAAAGGCCTTGTGACCAGGCAGGAGCTCATCAAAAATGGGCTTCTCTGGAACGTATCAAATTAACAAAACCTTTTAATAACATCCTAAGAACCGAAAGAGTGTTGACAAAATTCACTACATCTTAGCGTTTTACTAACCAGAATACAATAAGCCTTatttgtatacatacatatttatttgaaCAGTAGCAggtttattaataacaatataaacaatattacCTTTAAAATTTTTCACTATGTTTTGAAGGCATAGGTTTGCTAATAAAGGCACCACAGCTAGAGACCACTCTGGATCTTCGGCTATAATTCTGCGCATTTTTCGAGGGTCTGCCGCTGAATTAAATGTTGATGTTTGCCGATTTATGCGAGCTGGATATTTGGTCAGATTCATGACTGCCACTTTGTGCATGCAATCGTGTGCACGTTATTGACAGACTTTTCCAAAACAAATTCtctgtttagaaaaaaaaggtaatatAAAAGGCAAATAATGACTTAACCTATTGTGGAGTATCTGCTAGATAAGACACTTTAGCTAACCTAGTCAGCTGTGAAGGTAATCCTTTCAGATAAATTAGACATCGTTACATAAATTAGCTAACTCTGTCTTAAGTTAACCTTAGTTAGGTTAGGttaactagctggctagctacatTTAGGCCTAGCCTAGACACAATTAAGTTAGGTAGCAACACAAGTTGCTGCTAATAGATAGCCTTATAAATCTAAACACTTCACAGTTATTCAATGGTTTATataataaagtgttttaaaacaatatcCTAAATATACGTGCAATTACAATTTAATCAGCTAACGCTACACATTACCCTCAGTGCACACAGCGTCGAATCGAAGGTCGCCATGGTAACAAGCAGGCACGCGAAAGCTCTCAGCCCGCTATGTGCGAAAAAGCCCAGTTCGCTAATAGCGCGTCAAATGAGAAAAGTGCTCGATCTTCAGCAAAACCATAACAAGAACAGATGTAAGTAATAACTTACTGTTCCATGGTAAATCATTTCTAACAAAAGGACTACGAGAAACCCAAGATGTATGCTTGACTGACCGTATTAATTAACGGAGATTATTATATGAGTCACATTTTCATAGATGAGCGAATTCTTAAGTACAGACATTCCGGTACTGGGAGAAGGGAATCTAATGACTACAACGTACGTACATTTCCCtaatttgcatttatgtttttttttttgtttgttttttgtttttttgagaatTAGAAATGATATGGTAGAAGTTAACAGGAACAGTGAAATTAATTCTGGATTCACCCAGTGAAAAGAAAAAGCTGGCTGAAGGCTTCTTAGTTCATGCAGTCCTtacttcatttcattttaaacactgaagaATTTGAGGGCATGAGAGGTTCTGTCCAGCACCAACCAAATGCCAATTCAATGTGTCTTCCTATTGAATCTAGCACAGGGCATAAATCTGAAGGTCATGGTGCAACATTGGCTGCTACAGTGTCATTTGTAGAGAGCACAAAAGGAGGGTATTAGTGACAGAGAGCATGAAAAAAATTGTCACTTAGCAGCACAGTTGCGGGAGGTATTTGTTCTCAAGAAGAAAGATCCTGCAGTGGTGTGGAAAtctcagaagaaaaaaaccaaatgAACAAAGACTGATAGGATCTTGTGAAAAAACACCTGAAATACCACAAATCCGAATCTTAGACTTTAATCCCACGGGGCCAATATAACAATACACATGAAAAAGTACTGAAGACCATTTAACACAAACATGCCTTTAAGAATAAGTTATGAGTCAGTTTCTCTGAGGAACAGTCCCATGTGCCTGCAAAGATAAATTATGCAGAATGCAAAGGGCTTTGCATCATTTTCACTAAGTGAACATAAAAACTGGCCTGTTTACATCCTAAGCTTTGTGAAACTAGAATGCAACATGCAAAAAACTCATTGATCTCTGGATCTTACATGTGTAGCTATACATCAACAGATTTCGGTAATCTGTATACTTCTAGAAATTGATTTTTGTagtcaatattttatttttaaattgtaaataaaactcaatttttttttaaactatacaTATCTCAGACAGAAAGGGTCTGCAGAAAGTCACTGCTATCCTCAGCATGGAAACTGGCAAGAGGAGAATCTGGGTCTTACCATGAGCAGCATCGGGCAGGGGGAGTTGTGAAATGGCTGCCACAGTCATACAACACCAAGTAGCACATTTCATCAGTCAACATATACTCAAAGATATGTTTGCTTCTCTCCTGAAACCTCCAAAACAGCCCTCATCCTTATATGATACTAAAAAAATCCATTTTGGctgttttatgtttaaagatataaaatgtaaaagatctTATCCTAGCAGGACTGTGACTAGCACATGGCTATGAGGATGAGTGCCCTATATTTCAGTGGCCAAGgtttatatattctttatagTTTGTTAACATAACCACATAACTTTTCCTCCAAGTCTGTATGAGGACCAATTCCTGAACGGACCCATTAAGGCAGAAGGACCTGTGGTTCACATTGTCATCGACGTGGTTCATTTCATGACTGATCTTCAACAAAAAAGTTGAGAACTAAGagtggaacatcagcactccaggGTTGTCTGTTGCTGTCGTCCACGTGAAACAGCAGCTGACATTATGATTCCCCTCTCAGCACGCTGCTAAAGGACTGACAGCACACGGCACGGCACAGACAGTGGTTCTAGGCAGGGCTTACTCTCGCTGCAAACCAGGTGCAGTGACTCACCGATGATCTGATTTAACAACTCAACTTACTACTGAAAGCAGTGGAAAAATGTGTTATATACTGATCCCTTGCAAGCTGGAAGTTAGCAATGGAAGGTTAGCCGAGGTCTTTACATATACACCCACGAGTAGAAACGGCTACTCTTTATGTCCTGTCAACTAAGAcccaaaatgcatttttgttataAGTCTACAAAGCCATTATTAATATTCTGCTGCCCCCTTGTGGTCAGCGTAAGACGGCCCTTCCCTCTTTCAGTAAATACATGTTACATATCTAATGTTTGGTTAAGCATTATAAAAAGGTACATCAATAGGTGAGAAAAAACATGATTGTGGAGAGTATTACATACTTTCAGTAATTATTCAGAGTATAATAGCtcagtgcaaaacaaataatgatGCTTTATttatatgagaaaaataaaactaacaaatgatatacaaacaagaaaaaaacaaaaacaaacaaacattcttaagTGTTCAAGTGTTTCTCAAGAAAACAGTTGTTCTTGTTGGTATACATCACTTCAAGAAAATGACTTGCTGGGGTCTATACAGCACACAGAAGCTTTCAATAACTGATGAGTCACTTGTCACTGGTGTCGTTCTCCTGGGTCAATAACATTCCTAGAGACATGGCTGCTCTCCAGCCtgtgcagacacatgcagtggCTCAGTCCAGCACTGTTAGAGGCACAGTCACATGCTGTCATTCACCACAGATCTAAAACCTCGATTCAGTTGTGTCCTGAATTCAAGTTGATTTCCCCCTCACACCTGATCACCCAGCTATAAATCCCTTCACATGTTGGATCATGCATGttagaacaggaaaaacaaaactgcgAAGGGCAGTGGAGCCCCAGGACTGGAGCTTAACAGTCCCGTTTTACAACAGTCCAGCCAGTGTGTCAAACAACCTGCACCAGTAATGCGTCCATGACCAACTCCACAAAGGCAATGCAGGCACCACACAACGCAGCGTTACTGGACAAGTGGGCAGGTGCGAACGCACCTCTCACCTTTCCTCTCGGTGACTAGCGccagtctcctctctctcatctcggTGCTGAGGTTCTCCACCATGCGGTCGATGCAGTTGTCCAAGACGAGAGAGCGGGTCTGGGCAACGATGGGCTGCCTGCAGATGGGGCACTCATCCTTCCGGCTCCGCCAGTCTCGGATGCAGTGCTGACAGAAGCTGTGCGCACAGTTCAGCGTCACGGCCTGGACAAAAAGGAACAGTCGGAGAGAAGGGCCTTGGCGTTAAGCACCTGTTCAGTCATAAACAAAGGATTTCAGCAAAATTAGTCTAAAGTTTAGTGAAATTTAACACGTTGTCAGTACTAGTCATGTCAAAacatttgcagttttttttaatgcttctgTTAAGTGATCTTGGGTATGAGAAAAGCACTATACAATTTGAACTTATTAATCTACGAAAATCAACTGCCGTTGAGCAGCATCTAGTCGGAATGAAACTTCATGTTAAAAGCAGATTTGGGTCTATGTAGGATCCAAAATGAGCACCTCTGACAAAACCCTGAAACGTTTGCAGTTGGCCACAAAGCACACTGATGTGATGCCAAGCATCCTTAGCCCCATTACACTGATCACAAATAAGTGATGCATCTGAGTGAATATATGGTCTACTTTTGGATTAATAGTTTATGGTTAACTGGACTAAATAGCCTAGAGTTTATAAAACATGGTGAATCTGTTCTGCAGTTTTCCAGTCGTGTTCACTTGACAACACAAACTACAGTCAAGTTATCAGCAACATGAAGTGTTTAAGAACACAATGTCACCCATTAGGTGTTCCACCTGTAAGGGAGAGACTGCAGCAGTGGAAGTCAGCTAGAGCATGCTTGAGGTTGGGAAAAACAAGAATGGGATAATGAGACCCTAAAACTGTGTTTCTCAACTCTGATCCCGTTGCTCCTCCATCTTGCACACCCAGTTCAGCTCAGGTTAAAGCAGTTGATGAGTTACATCATGTGATGCAGAGCAGAGAAAACTAAATAAGAGAAATTCTAAACAGGCAGGGCAATCTGGAGAAGCTTTGCAAAGCAGCCGTGCACCATGGCCACACCTCGATGAAGAGCTCAGAGCAGATGATGCACTGAAGCTCATTTTCCAGGACCTCCGTCATCTGGGTTACCACCTCCTCCTTCTGGGCTCTAGctttttccttctcctcctgcaggaAACAAAACTCTGCCTTTAAACAAGCAACATGGTATGGCATTAGTTCCTTTTTCATGAATGGCTATTTGGCCTTTAATGTTGTCTGCTATTCTTAAAGAACATAAGACTTCAATGTCATCTGAGCAGAACACATAAATCAATTTTAGCCTTCAGAAAAAGTTGATGTCTAACTGATGACCAAGTTAGATCTTTTAGGTTCAGGCTCTTCCACTGTGCTTGtttatttcctttacatttcaGGTTTTACCCTTTGATTTAAAAGGGCAGCATGGAGTGAATATCTTGATTCATTCTTAGGGAAGAAAACCAGGCAGCAGATACGATGTCTAAATGTAATTAGTTTCTCCATCGCAGAGGGATTACCTTGGTAACTTCCAGTTCCTTATCTTTGGCCTGCAGAACCTCCTCAAAACCTTCCTTTGCATGTCTGAGCTCATCTATTACTTTTCGGTGCTGTAATGGATGGTAAAGGATACAAAGTCAGTATACCTTTGGCCTCTTTTGctacaaatgaaatatatatcgtacatgcaaacaaaacaactacTACCTCCTTTAAAGCTTCTTCCAACTGTTTCTTCAAGCCATCTTCTTTCTGCTGAGCATTCTCCATCTTAAACAAGCAACATTGTTTGTAATGCATTGTCAGTGATTAAAGAGACATAGcacatgctgaaaaaaaaaccacacacaaaaaacacacctaCATGCAGTTGGCCAAGAGGCAATTAActcaaatttttaattttacactCAAAAATAAGAAGAGTTGTCAGGGTTCAACAATAACCTTTTTCCAATTTTCCAACTGGAAAATTCATTTCTAATGGCATGAACAAATCTTTGTACTTTAAAACGCTATTCACATAtaaataagcacacacaaactaatatATTTAGTTGGGGTTCTTTATTCTTATAATAAGGTGTACATTCTCACAACATACTTTGACTTGTTTAGGAAACCTTTGCttatttacaacaaaaagaaaatatcactCGCATTTAACCCTGTGATATGCTGTTGTGACCAACTTTGTCATCTTGGCATCTGCTTCATCTGTTGTATGCTCATGTCCAGATGCACTATATACATAGTGACAGAAAAACTTCTAAAATTTGCAGTAGACATAAAAAAGAGCTACTTTTATCTGCCTTGTTAGGATCTTCCTTACAAACTTTGCAGAACATATCAGGTACAGAGGGGTCATTGTTTTGATGTTGCTTTGTCAACAGATATTGTTTGTGAACAGATATTGGTTTGTTCTGACTGGATGCGCAAATGGATAAGAGCATTTTTGTGCACTACGAGGGGTTTAAATATTCAAGTAAATTGAGTTTTGCGTCAGATACATTATCATCACATTGTGACCCCCACCCCAACATGAACTAGCTCAACTGGGCAAGTGATCTTTCATGCTGCTGGCCCAACATTGGGTTTACTTGCCCCAGGCATCTTGCAATCATTGTTGCTTAACCCTGGGTGTTAATCTGCATGTTCAAGTTGCACATTGCGAGCACTTGGAGACTTGGCCCCAGGTGTCTGCTCAGGGCTACTTACAAGCTAAACATCTCATTTACAACACATTTCCAAAGCCATACCCACCTGCTAGATATGGAACTGATGGACAGATGCAGCACATTAAATGTACTCACAAACCAAAGGAAGCATGTATAGAATAAAATGATCTTATAACCACCTCTACCATTTATGCTATACTGGACTGTGACATGCTCACCCATAATAAAACAGTGGCTTTGAGAGCCGCTCACCTCCAGTCTCCTTTCTTCCGAGTAAATAGACCGCTCCACGATCTCCACGCGCTGCAGGGCCTGTTCCTGCTGCGAGCTCAGTTGGCCTCGGAGCACCTCCAGCTGCTCCTGAAGTGCCTgcatctgctgctgctggctcGGGCTGCCAGGCTCCTGCCCCTCCAGTTCAGCTGCCTGCCGCTGTGTCTGCCCCATACGCTCCTTCAGTGCGCGCAGGTTTCTGTTGTAGCGCTGTAATGCGGCGAGCTGCTGGCTGCTGGACCTGCAGTCAGCGGAGCTGCCAGGTGGGCCACTGGGTTCAGCCTGATCCGGGGGCCTGCAGGTAGAACCGGTATCGTGCTCCACTGGAGCGGTTGGGCAGGGCCTGGCAGTTGACTTGTCCACATCGGAGGAGCGATAGAGCTTGGAACCGGAGTCCTGTGTGGTGCGTAGCACAGTTTCATCTGTGCCTAACTTGCGCTTGGCCTTGTTGGGTTTTGGGACTGAGGCACTGGTGCTGGCTTCAGTGCCAACACTCTTGGTCAAGAAATCTTTAATTCTGCTGAGACTGCAGTGAACCAGGACGTACTCAAACTCGACTGGGTTGCCATCTAAAGGAACCCCGAACCTAACGATATCGCCCTGCTGTAGAGGGCGAGGTTTCATGGAAGATATACGTGTTCCGTTCACCCAAACTCCATTCATACTCTAAAatagtggggggaaaaaaacaagcttataattatatttaaaagaatCTCAGCCTATGCTATACAGCCAAGAAGGACATGACAGGCAAGAGGACAACAGAAATGGTTTTCCAGTGTTATTACTGAATGCTGTTCTATGCAGCAGTCATGGACCAAATTAAAGATCACAGTGCATCAAATTTGAAGCATGGTTGCATTTGGTAGAGTCAAGGATTAAAAATACCCATGTAagcatacattaaaacagcagacTTGACGCAAAACACTCAAGCTACATCTGTATTTAGACTTTACAGAGAAACAGTTGTAGCTAAACACAAGCAGTTTTTACTCAGTAAAATTAACTGACCTACATACGATACTGTACCTCATTGTCGGTCACCGTCCACTGACcatcctctctctgcttcagcaTACAGTGATTTCTGGATATCATCAGTGGATAACTCGCTGACAGAATCTGATGTGTGACATTTAGGCCACGTCCAATTGTAACCTATTTCAGAAAAGAagttaaaaaggaaaacaacaaatcaCTGAAGCTACCTAACAACCTACTATAGATTTATCTACTGGCTTTAGCTGTGACAATAGATAAATGGAACGAAAGATGTGCTATTAATATTACGCTAATGTACCTGCTAGCTATCCGGCTAATTAATTTACGTTAGCTGTTTTCCTAGCTAAAAGTAGCTCGTTGCCAATTATCACGGTTCTGCTAAGCCAGAGCACT is a window of Electrophorus electricus isolate fEleEle1 chromosome 3, fEleEle1.pri, whole genome shotgun sequence DNA encoding:
- the rnf8 gene encoding E3 ubiquitin-protein ligase rnf8 isoform X1 — translated: MRIMDGVEEEPSLSSEQDNAANGKIWCLKRVGRNSGWLRLFENSEVTIGRGLNVTHQILSASYPLMISRNHCMLKQREDGQWTVTDNESMNGVWVNGTRISSMKPRPLQQGDIVRFGVPLDGNPVEFEYVLVHCSLSRIKDFLTKSVGTEASTSASVPKPNKAKRKLGTDETVLRTTQDSGSKLYRSSDVDKSTARPCPTAPVEHDTGSTCRPPDQAEPSGPPGSSADCRSSSQQLAALQRYNRNLRALKERMGQTQRQAAELEGQEPGSPSQQQQMQALQEQLEVLRGQLSSQQEQALQRVEIVERSIYSEERRLEMENAQQKEDGLKKQLEEALKEHRKVIDELRHAKEGFEEVLQAKDKELEVTKEEKEKARAQKEEVVTQMTEVLENELQCIICSELFIEAVTLNCAHSFCQHCIRDWRSRKDECPICRQPIVAQTRSLVLDNCIDRMVENLSTEMRERRLALVTERKGWRAAMSLGMLLTQENDTSDK
- the rnf8 gene encoding E3 ubiquitin-protein ligase rnf8 isoform X2, producing the protein MNGVWVNGTRISSMKPRPLQQGDIVRFGVPLDGNPVEFEYVLVHCSLSRIKDFLTKSVGTEASTSASVPKPNKAKRKLGTDETVLRTTQDSGSKLYRSSDVDKSTARPCPTAPVEHDTGSTCRPPDQAEPSGPPGSSADCRSSSQQLAALQRYNRNLRALKERMGQTQRQAAELEGQEPGSPSQQQQMQALQEQLEVLRGQLSSQQEQALQRVEIVERSIYSEERRLEMENAQQKEDGLKKQLEEALKEHRKVIDELRHAKEGFEEVLQAKDKELEVTKEEKEKARAQKEEVVTQMTEVLENELQCIICSELFIEAVTLNCAHSFCQHCIRDWRSRKDECPICRQPIVAQTRSLVLDNCIDRMVENLSTEMRERRLALVTERKGWRAAMSLGMLLTQENDTSDK
- the tcte1 gene encoding dynein regulatory complex subunit 5; its protein translation is MHKVAVMNLTKYPARINRQTSTFNSAADPRKMRRIIAEDPEWSLAVVPLLANLCLQNIVKNFKEKPIFDELLPGHKAFVLEKLSTSLSLSVTANLISDEAYWKRCCESRWGLSDVSEYGHSWKRMLFERHLENIIELFIPDVTDPKSVLDVVPQCRNYVRRLKISQLLPPIREPPKFEEDDSSDSASDMGHEGPSMDHFDFSILLDKLTNLEELQLVYGVKGCGMNFEWNLFEFTFRDCESLAKALKSCKSLKVLRIQQSKVDDDKCRVLVSSLLDHPSLLELDLSHNLIGDRGARAIGKLLGRSHLKRLAIYNNQIRGPGAQALSHALAKNPSLVALNLRLNRLADEGGQAVAQALLKNQNLVSLHLGANEMTEPTATAMANALVHNSTLRNLSLACNRLGVDGGKVLEEGMSHNSSLVECDIRLTDMSLENEYCIGQILRTNQSRACRRQTQDTGATQ